The following proteins are co-located in the Doryrhamphus excisus isolate RoL2022-K1 chromosome 15, RoL_Dexc_1.0, whole genome shotgun sequence genome:
- the map3k14a gene encoding mitogen-activated protein kinase kinase kinase 14 isoform X2, which translates to MAVRQRIFNSTAPFSGSPAADLKGSYPKCTATEKGTQQQEEEEEDEEPWKSGKVDYIALSPLLNKVLTQGTAKQVGEAPLKSSPFIAQAECETQDSQEFSPSCSERPYVPSPSCFLANLQPEHNNVACPTTASVQEPGRSSSPRQLGQRKKPRKRTKRKGRKKHGDKKANEEQQEASGVPEQESGTSLDHILEQSSQERRSTLGSSCCSSVESSDEQDAAPPHCHPKNYNTGSGCCPLAWTDVFCSAVLSLRSYGQDSDSFSSVGDCSLALAGLRGSVSQGDPCYAGPFFKDVERDAWEDDDAEEWSSEDSVSNEGIIFYNEKLQLVDSEYKEGREFILSEFLKEGSYGEVHSARDLNTGFKFAVKKIALKTFNSEEVSTWSALRSPRVLELFGVVRDGPYVFFLMDHKSGSLGQLILQRGRLPEDLSLHYLLQIVTALEYLAKKRVVHLDVKADNVLLSEDGKDSFLCDFGHAERLDTGGQSLSGSRDLKGTETHMAPEIVRGEPRGAKADVWSSCCMLLHMLNGCPPWTRYYTCRLFLKIANEPPPLREIPSDCCLLTADAIKAGLQKDPNKRASASDMKERTSRALKEVGGLRSPPASRFYAEPLYFTDRPPDEERQEQAGRMLQLNDDNEEEADVSKLASLSEPTQKVTTVPELELRKLERDFYLSSLSQLHSAEMQEQLLSCLSSDPHSSREPWDKKDSGRWSLSPADDCSSGVCSYSSQPDGQQNVSLDLLAHSPPRPCCFQGVDVCIQEFNGTTIQIRETRRVKVGHIATGISDQISERVFTLETHLGHKIAHDDEVHESGLKLCCVPAPDFSSAWRWRIRDGVLETR; encoded by the exons ATGGCGGTGAGGCAGAGGATCTTCAACTCCACCGCCCCCTTCTCCGGGTCACCCGCCGCCGACCTGAAGGGCTCGTACCCGAAATGTACCGCCACGGAGAAAGGCACGCagcagcaggaagaagaagaggaggacgaggagccGTGGAAGAGCGGCAAAGTGGACTACATAGCGCTGAGCCCCTTGCTGAATAAAGTGCTGACTCAGGGGACCGCCAAGCAAGTTGGAGAAGCGCCGCTGAAGAGCTCCCCGTTCATCGCACAGGCCGAAT GTGAAACCCAGGACTCCCAGGAGTTTAGCCCGTCCTGCTCAGAGCGTCCCTACGTTCCGTCCCCCAGCTGTTTCCTCGCCAA TTTGCAGCCAGAACACAACAACGTGGCGTGTCCGACCACCGCCTCCGTCCAGGAGCCCGGACGCTCGTCATCGCCTCGTCAGCTCGGGCAGAGGAAGAAACCTCGAAAGCGTACGAAGCGCAAAGGCCGGAAAAAACATGGCGACAAGAAAGCAAATGAGGAACAACAGGAAGCTTCTGGAGTCCCCGAGCAGGAGAGTGGGACCTCTCTGGACCACATCCTG GAACAGTCGTCACAAGAGCGGAGGAGCACCCTCGGTTCTTCTTGCTGCAGCAGTGTGGAGAGCTCAGACGAGCAGGATGCAGCGCCCCCTCACTGCCACCCAAAGAACTACAACACAGGGTCCGGATGCTGTCCTTTGGCGTGGACGGATGTTTTCTGCAGCGCCGTGCTCAGCCTCCGCTCCTACGGTCAGGACAGCGACTCCTTCAGCAGCGTCGGGGACTGCTCGCTGGCCCTCGCCGGCCTGCGGGGCAGCGTCAGTCAAGGGGACCCGTGCTACGCGGGGCCCTTTTTCAAAGACGTGGAGCGGGATGCGTGGGAGGATGACGACGCGGAGGAGTGGTCGTCTGAGGATTCTGTCAGCAACGAGGGGATCATATTTTACAATGAA AAACTCCAGCTTGTGGACTCGGAGTACAAAGAAGGGAGGGAGTTTATCCTGTCCGAGTTCCTCAAAGAAGGCTCCTACGGTGAAGTCCACAGTGCTCGGGATCTCAACACGGGCTTCAAATTTGCCGTCAAAAAG ATCGCCCTGAAGACGTTCAACAGCGAGGAGGTGAGCACGTGGAGTGCCCTCAGATCTCCTCGCGTCCTGGAGCTCTTTGGAGTGGTCCGAGACGGGCcttatgttttctttttgatGGACCACAAATCAG GCTCGCTGGGCCAGCTGATACTCCAGCGGGGGCGTCTTCCAGAGGACCTGAGCCTCCATTACCTGTTGCAAATCGTGACAGCGCTGGAGTACCTAGCGAAAAAAAGAGTCGTGCACCTCGACGTTAAAG CTGACAATGTGTTGCTGTCGGAGGACGGAAAAGACTCCTTCCTGTGTGACTTTGGACACGCAGAGAGACTGGACACGGGGGGGCAGAGCCTCAGCGGGTCCAGAG ATCTGAAGGGCACCGAGACGCACATGGCCCCCGAGATCGTGCGAGGTGAACCCCGCGGTGCCAAAGCAGATGTGTGGAGCAGCTGCTGTATGTTACTGCACATGCTCAACGGGTGTCCGCCCTGGACTCGATATTACACCTGTCGACTCTTCCTGAAG ATCGCCAACGAACCGCCGCCACTCCGAGAAATCCCCTCCGACTGTTGCCTCCTCACGGCGGACGCCATCAAGGCGGGGCTGCAGAAGGATCCCAACAAGCGAGCATCAGCCAGCGACATGAAGGAAAGAACGTCCAGGGCCCTCAAAGAAG TCGGAGGCCTCAGGAGCCCGCCGGCGAGCAGATTCTACGCCGAGCCGCTTTATTTCACCGACAGGCCTCCTGACGAGGAGCGTCAAGAGCAGGCTGGGAGGATGCTGCAACTGAACGATGACAATGAAGAGGAGGCCGACGTGTCAAAGCTAGCATCGTTATCCGAGCCCACGCAGAAGGTGACCACCGTACCCGAACTGGAGCTCCGTAAACTGGAAAGAG atttctACCTGAGCAGCCTGTCCCAGCTTCACTCCGCCGAGATGCAGGAGCAACTCCTGTCTTGTCTCAGCAGCGACCCCCACAGCAGCAGGGAACCGTGGGACAAGAAG GACTCGGGTCGCTGGTCGCTGAGCCCGGCAGACGACTGCAGCTCCGGCGTCTGCTCATACAGCAGCCAGCCGGACGGGCAGCAGAACGTCAGCTTGGATCTTCTGGCTCACTCGCCTCCTCGGCCGTGTTGCTTCCAAG GCGTGGACGTCTGCATTCAAGAATTCAACGGGACGACCATTCAAATTCGAGAGACGAGACGCGTGAAGGTGGGCCACATCGCCACTGGCATCAGCGATCAG ATCTCTGAAAGAGTTTTTACCTTGGAGACGCACCTCGGCCACAAGATCGCCCACGATGATGAAGTGCATGAATCCGGCTTGAAACTCTGCTGCGTCCCCGCGCCAGACTTCAGCTCCGCTTGGAGGTGGAGGATCAGAGACGGGGTGCTGGAAACAAGATGA
- the map3k14a gene encoding mitogen-activated protein kinase kinase kinase 14 isoform X1 — protein sequence MHVAILLSRRGETSDPFLSIETLAQAMAVRQRIFNSTAPFSGSPAADLKGSYPKCTATEKGTQQQEEEEEDEEPWKSGKVDYIALSPLLNKVLTQGTAKQVGEAPLKSSPFIAQAECETQDSQEFSPSCSERPYVPSPSCFLANLQPEHNNVACPTTASVQEPGRSSSPRQLGQRKKPRKRTKRKGRKKHGDKKANEEQQEASGVPEQESGTSLDHILEQSSQERRSTLGSSCCSSVESSDEQDAAPPHCHPKNYNTGSGCCPLAWTDVFCSAVLSLRSYGQDSDSFSSVGDCSLALAGLRGSVSQGDPCYAGPFFKDVERDAWEDDDAEEWSSEDSVSNEGIIFYNEKLQLVDSEYKEGREFILSEFLKEGSYGEVHSARDLNTGFKFAVKKIALKTFNSEEVSTWSALRSPRVLELFGVVRDGPYVFFLMDHKSGSLGQLILQRGRLPEDLSLHYLLQIVTALEYLAKKRVVHLDVKADNVLLSEDGKDSFLCDFGHAERLDTGGQSLSGSRDLKGTETHMAPEIVRGEPRGAKADVWSSCCMLLHMLNGCPPWTRYYTCRLFLKIANEPPPLREIPSDCCLLTADAIKAGLQKDPNKRASASDMKERTSRALKEVGGLRSPPASRFYAEPLYFTDRPPDEERQEQAGRMLQLNDDNEEEADVSKLASLSEPTQKVTTVPELELRKLERDFYLSSLSQLHSAEMQEQLLSCLSSDPHSSREPWDKKDSGRWSLSPADDCSSGVCSYSSQPDGQQNVSLDLLAHSPPRPCCFQGVDVCIQEFNGTTIQIRETRRVKVGHIATGISDQISERVFTLETHLGHKIAHDDEVHESGLKLCCVPAPDFSSAWRWRIRDGVLETR from the exons ATGCATGTAGCCATTTTGCTCAGTCGGCGTGGAGAGACTTCAGACCCGTTTTTGTCG ATTGAGACCTTGGCACAAGCCATGGCGGTGAGGCAGAGGATCTTCAACTCCACCGCCCCCTTCTCCGGGTCACCCGCCGCCGACCTGAAGGGCTCGTACCCGAAATGTACCGCCACGGAGAAAGGCACGCagcagcaggaagaagaagaggaggacgaggagccGTGGAAGAGCGGCAAAGTGGACTACATAGCGCTGAGCCCCTTGCTGAATAAAGTGCTGACTCAGGGGACCGCCAAGCAAGTTGGAGAAGCGCCGCTGAAGAGCTCCCCGTTCATCGCACAGGCCGAAT GTGAAACCCAGGACTCCCAGGAGTTTAGCCCGTCCTGCTCAGAGCGTCCCTACGTTCCGTCCCCCAGCTGTTTCCTCGCCAA TTTGCAGCCAGAACACAACAACGTGGCGTGTCCGACCACCGCCTCCGTCCAGGAGCCCGGACGCTCGTCATCGCCTCGTCAGCTCGGGCAGAGGAAGAAACCTCGAAAGCGTACGAAGCGCAAAGGCCGGAAAAAACATGGCGACAAGAAAGCAAATGAGGAACAACAGGAAGCTTCTGGAGTCCCCGAGCAGGAGAGTGGGACCTCTCTGGACCACATCCTG GAACAGTCGTCACAAGAGCGGAGGAGCACCCTCGGTTCTTCTTGCTGCAGCAGTGTGGAGAGCTCAGACGAGCAGGATGCAGCGCCCCCTCACTGCCACCCAAAGAACTACAACACAGGGTCCGGATGCTGTCCTTTGGCGTGGACGGATGTTTTCTGCAGCGCCGTGCTCAGCCTCCGCTCCTACGGTCAGGACAGCGACTCCTTCAGCAGCGTCGGGGACTGCTCGCTGGCCCTCGCCGGCCTGCGGGGCAGCGTCAGTCAAGGGGACCCGTGCTACGCGGGGCCCTTTTTCAAAGACGTGGAGCGGGATGCGTGGGAGGATGACGACGCGGAGGAGTGGTCGTCTGAGGATTCTGTCAGCAACGAGGGGATCATATTTTACAATGAA AAACTCCAGCTTGTGGACTCGGAGTACAAAGAAGGGAGGGAGTTTATCCTGTCCGAGTTCCTCAAAGAAGGCTCCTACGGTGAAGTCCACAGTGCTCGGGATCTCAACACGGGCTTCAAATTTGCCGTCAAAAAG ATCGCCCTGAAGACGTTCAACAGCGAGGAGGTGAGCACGTGGAGTGCCCTCAGATCTCCTCGCGTCCTGGAGCTCTTTGGAGTGGTCCGAGACGGGCcttatgttttctttttgatGGACCACAAATCAG GCTCGCTGGGCCAGCTGATACTCCAGCGGGGGCGTCTTCCAGAGGACCTGAGCCTCCATTACCTGTTGCAAATCGTGACAGCGCTGGAGTACCTAGCGAAAAAAAGAGTCGTGCACCTCGACGTTAAAG CTGACAATGTGTTGCTGTCGGAGGACGGAAAAGACTCCTTCCTGTGTGACTTTGGACACGCAGAGAGACTGGACACGGGGGGGCAGAGCCTCAGCGGGTCCAGAG ATCTGAAGGGCACCGAGACGCACATGGCCCCCGAGATCGTGCGAGGTGAACCCCGCGGTGCCAAAGCAGATGTGTGGAGCAGCTGCTGTATGTTACTGCACATGCTCAACGGGTGTCCGCCCTGGACTCGATATTACACCTGTCGACTCTTCCTGAAG ATCGCCAACGAACCGCCGCCACTCCGAGAAATCCCCTCCGACTGTTGCCTCCTCACGGCGGACGCCATCAAGGCGGGGCTGCAGAAGGATCCCAACAAGCGAGCATCAGCCAGCGACATGAAGGAAAGAACGTCCAGGGCCCTCAAAGAAG TCGGAGGCCTCAGGAGCCCGCCGGCGAGCAGATTCTACGCCGAGCCGCTTTATTTCACCGACAGGCCTCCTGACGAGGAGCGTCAAGAGCAGGCTGGGAGGATGCTGCAACTGAACGATGACAATGAAGAGGAGGCCGACGTGTCAAAGCTAGCATCGTTATCCGAGCCCACGCAGAAGGTGACCACCGTACCCGAACTGGAGCTCCGTAAACTGGAAAGAG atttctACCTGAGCAGCCTGTCCCAGCTTCACTCCGCCGAGATGCAGGAGCAACTCCTGTCTTGTCTCAGCAGCGACCCCCACAGCAGCAGGGAACCGTGGGACAAGAAG GACTCGGGTCGCTGGTCGCTGAGCCCGGCAGACGACTGCAGCTCCGGCGTCTGCTCATACAGCAGCCAGCCGGACGGGCAGCAGAACGTCAGCTTGGATCTTCTGGCTCACTCGCCTCCTCGGCCGTGTTGCTTCCAAG GCGTGGACGTCTGCATTCAAGAATTCAACGGGACGACCATTCAAATTCGAGAGACGAGACGCGTGAAGGTGGGCCACATCGCCACTGGCATCAGCGATCAG ATCTCTGAAAGAGTTTTTACCTTGGAGACGCACCTCGGCCACAAGATCGCCCACGATGATGAAGTGCATGAATCCGGCTTGAAACTCTGCTGCGTCCCCGCGCCAGACTTCAGCTCCGCTTGGAGGTGGAGGATCAGAGACGGGGTGCTGGAAACAAGATGA
- the LOC131102962 gene encoding apoptosis regulator BAX-like isoform X2 — translation MIENSSLQPTKEVFMKVAIEIFSDRKFNWGRVVALFYFACRLVIKALLTHIPDIIRTIISWTIDYLRDNVLNWIREQGGWEGIRSYFGTPTWQMVAVVLAAVLTTVYVTRKM, via the exons ATGATCGAGAACTCCTCACTCCAGCCCACCAAGGAAGTGTTTATGAAAGTGGCCATTGAAATCTTCTCGGATAGAAAGTTCAACTGGGGCCGAGTGGTCGCTCTCTTCTATTTTGCCTGTCGACTCGTCATTAAA GCTCTCCTGACACACATTCCTGACATCATCCGAACTATCATCAGTTGGACCATCGACTACCTCCGTGACAATGTTCTCAACTGGATCAGGGAGCAAGGTGGCTGG gagGGTATTCGCTCTTACTTCGGTACTCCTACATGGCAAATGGTGGCTGTCGTCTTGGCGGCCGTTCTCACCACCGTGTATGTGACTCGTAAAATGTGA
- the arl5c gene encoding putative ADP-ribosylation factor-like protein 5C, producing the protein MGFFLTKLMTVFGDREHKVIIVGLDNAGKTTILYQFLTKEAVHTSPTVGSNVEQITVRNTHFLVWDIGGQTSLRSSWYSYYCNTEIVILVVDSTDRGRLTLTKDELHRMLAHEDLQNAAVLILANKQDVKGSMTAGEISRCLTLDAITTHNWHVQACCGLTGEGLTACLDWMRSQVVVN; encoded by the exons ATGGGATTCTTCCTCACCAAGTTGATGACTGTGTTTGGTGACAGAG AGCACAAAGTCATCATTGTGGGTCTGGACAACGCGGGCAAGACGACCATCCTCTACCAGTT TCTGACCAAGGAAGCCGTTCACACGTCGCCGACCGTCGGCAGCAACGTGGAGCAGATCACCGTGAGAAACACTCACTTCCTAGTGTGGGACATCGGAGGCCAGACGAGCCTTCGCAGCAGCTGGTACTCGTACTACTGCAATACTGAG ATTGTCATCCTGGTGGTGGACAGCACCGACCGCGGCCGACTCACGCTCACCAAAGACGAGCTGCACCGAATGCTCGCCCATGAG GACCTTCAAAACGCCGCCGTTCTCATCCTGGCCAACAAACAAGACGTGAAAGGCTCCATGACGGCGGGCGAGATCTCACGCTGCCTCACGCTGGACGCCATCACCACGCACAACTGGCACGTCCAAGCCTGCTGCGGACTGACGGGAGAAGG CCTAACTGCCTGTCTGGACTGGATGAGGTCGCAGGTCGTGGTCAACTGA
- the LOC131102962 gene encoding apoptosis regulator BAX-like isoform X1, whose amino-acid sequence MAAHPGGGDQGNSKDQILELGAVLLKDFIYERVRRHGDCSAVVTRAQLGGGELCDANQKKLAQCLQQIGDELDGNVELQRMIENSSLQPTKEVFMKVAIEIFSDRKFNWGRVVALFYFACRLVIKALLTHIPDIIRTIISWTIDYLRDNVLNWIREQGGWEGIRSYFGTPTWQMVAVVLAAVLTTVYVTRKM is encoded by the exons ATGGCAGCGCACCCGGGAGGAGGCGATCAGG GAAATTCCAAGGATCAGATACTGGAGCTAGGAGCTGTCTTGCTGAAGGA TTTCATTTATGAACGAGTCCGCCGCCACGGAGACTGCAGCGCCGTGGTGACCCGGGCCCAGCTGGGCGGTGGTGAGCTGTGCGATGCCAACCAAAAGAAGCTCGCCCAGTGCCTGCAGCAGATTGGAGACGAGTTGGACGGCAATGTGGAGCTCCAAAG GATGATCGAGAACTCCTCACTCCAGCCCACCAAGGAAGTGTTTATGAAAGTGGCCATTGAAATCTTCTCGGATAGAAAGTTCAACTGGGGCCGAGTGGTCGCTCTCTTCTATTTTGCCTGTCGACTCGTCATTAAA GCTCTCCTGACACACATTCCTGACATCATCCGAACTATCATCAGTTGGACCATCGACTACCTCCGTGACAATGTTCTCAACTGGATCAGGGAGCAAGGTGGCTGG gagGGTATTCGCTCTTACTTCGGTACTCCTACATGGCAAATGGTGGCTGTCGTCTTGGCGGCCGTTCTCACCACCGTGTATGTGACTCGTAAAATGTGA